CTTTTTCCTATAAAGGTTACACATTATCTTCTGTAGGGATAGCTATTTATACATGAAGGAACAAGGAAGATGTGATCACTATTACACACCAGGAATTTGGGGGATCTGGTCTTAAAATGATCTATTCATCTTCCTCTCCATCAATTTCAGCATCTTGTTGCCAGTCTTCCCTCAAAGACCAACTTCTCATACgtagtcatcatcatcatcttcatcctgAATTTCCTCATTAAATATGAGAGGcccacttcctcttctccctctcccagttCTAACTTTGCAACATCATCATActcatcctcttcttcctctttgttttcctctttctcatatCCTTCAGGTGAACCAGCTTCATCTTTctcttcatcatcttcatctccatcctcatcctcatcctccgCTCCCGAGGAGATCCATCTAAGTATGTGATTTGCTGTCACAGTTCAAAAATTCTCTATAATCTTCCAGGGTTGTGATCTCACAGTTAAACAAGACAAgacttctaaaatttttattttgcagagTTTCCATTGCACTGAGATCTTTGATTTTGTTTCCACTCAGATTGAGGTAGGTAAGATTAGAACATTTCTCTGCCAGGATTTCCAAGCCTCCAGAAATTTTATTGTCACTAACTACAGCTTTTGAAGTTTAAAAGTATCATTCAGGCCCTCGATATCTTCATTGACACAGTGACAGTTAAGGACTGATGAGTCATCTCCTCCAGTTCCTTAACTATAGGTTCATTCTTCTCTTCAGCTCCATGTCCTCCTGCTGTTCTGCTTTGTTATTCTGTCCTTCCTTTCCCACTACCTCCAACCCTCAAATTGTAAAAGATTTAGAAATGAATGACaagaaacacaaatataaatgccccccaccaccagcaaAGTGTGTGGGAGAAAGATGAGAATAGCAAATGGAGTCCAAGGAGTTGGGTCTCTTAACTCAGCTGCCAACAGGTCCTAGTCTACACACCTGCCCATACTCATGCACACACCTTGAAGTTTCTTGCTGTTCAAAGGCTGCTTAGAGACTCTTAGTATTGTTTTAAGTAGTGGATTATTTACATAAGTATACTGAGGTGAAAAAGGTTTTGCATCTCTAGGTATGTTATTAGTGAAGTGAATTAATAGACTTGTACAGTAGTTAAAATTTTGCCAATGTTAGTATAAAGCTGGAGATAAATCCAATATAATTTAGGAGCTCGAGTTAAAGCTAAATCAGTCCCTCTCTGGACTAATAGGAAAAAAAGGTGTAATCTTCATCAAACACAAAAAGGGATTTCATAAATACTAGATTTCCCTTTCAGTTGAGCGAATGTATGTTTATTACTGGTTTTGGTTGTGTAGGGGTCCCTCCTTATATTTTTGATGGTTTGGATCAGGgtcatttagtaaatattagaCTTTGTAGGCAACAGATATGTCTGTCCCATTCTTGTTTTTACAGCTCTAAACATATAAAACCATTTTTGGCTTCTGCGCCAACCTGGTTTATTTTAGatcatttgattttgtttttattatctggGAAATTAaggctgtcataacaaagtaccagaGATGTGGTGACTTAaacaatagtttattttttcaagttctgGAGAGTTTTAgtgcaagatcaaggtgtcagcagggatTGGTTTCTTCTGATCCCTTGTTCCTTGGTTTTCCTTAGCTGGCAGATTACCATCTTTTCCTGTATTTTCACACGGTCTTCCCTCTGTAATGGTGTCGTAATGTCTTGTAAGAGCACCAGTCATTTTGGATTATGGCCCACCTTTACACCTCATTTTATCTTAATTACCTTTTAAAGCTCTGTCtctacaaaaaaaatcacattctgaggtactgtgGGTTTAGGACTTGAGCATACGAATTTGGCATGGGACACAACAGCCTGTGACAATGATATAATTCCAGATCACTCAATGTGAGTTTgaggtaagaaaaaaagattcttccCTGGTTCCCACATCCTTAATGTGAACAGATACTGAAGAGCTTACATACTTgatttttgataacagccattgtAATAACCAGGTCACCATTAATGCACTCCCCCATTACCATAGACTCTTTATATACAACTTGACATGTACAGGGTAAACAATGCTTTTTACTAACAAAACTAACAGTAATTTCCATATTACCTGTCCATATACAGATCTCCACagttctggtaatttttttttcaaagatttatttattttttacagagaagggaagggagggagaaagatggggaaagagacatctctgagagagagaaacatcaatcagttgcttcccacacacccccatccagggacctgaCCCCAAATCCAGGCACCtttcctgaccgggaattgaactagcaccgagcccactgagccacagcagttaGGGCTTCAGTAATCTCTCTTGTGTTTAGTTTATTTGAATCAAGATGCTGCCTAGGGCACAAATTGCACTTGTTTGGTAACTTAGGTCTCTCAATCTAGAGcagttctctcctcttccctatGCCATTGATCTAAGAAACATCCTGGATTTGTTGCTTTCTTGCAGCATTTAAAtttgttaagtatattttattgattatgctattacagttgtaccattttttcccctttgcctccctccacctcgtacccccattccctccagcagtcctgctctcttagttcatgttcatgggtcatgcatataagttttttggcttttccattttctgtaaCTCTTaaccatccccctgtctattttgtacctaccaattatgtttcttaatctctataccttttcccccattctcccctccccctccctgctgataaccctctgtgatctccatttctataattctgttcctgttacagctgtttgcttagttttgggttttgttgttttttctttttagattcagttgttggtagttgtgagttttgttgtcattttaataaatgttcatggttttgatcttaaataagtccctttaacatttcacataataagggtttggtgatgaactcctttagctttaccttgttaTCTGCCCTTcaaatctaaatgatagctttgctggatagagtaatctaggttgtaggtccttgcttttcatcacattgaatacttcttgccagcaaagtttcttttgagaaatcagctgatagtcttatgggaactcccttgtaagtaactgtctccttttcccttgctgcttttaagattctttatctgtaacctttgacattttaactgtgatgtgtcttgatgtgtgtttgcttccttaggtccaatttctttgggactctctgagcttgttggacttcctggaagtctgtttcctttgccaggttagggaagttcctCTCTAGCATAATTACTTTGcaagtaagttttcaatcttgcactttctcttctcctctggcacccctatgatttggatgttgaaatgtttaaagttgtcccagaggtttctaagcctctctttttttttttttttttgaattcttgtttcttcattctgttctggttgaattgtttacttcttccttctgttccaaatcattggtttgagtcccggtttccttcccttcactgttggttccctgtatatttttctttatttcactttgcatagcctttactctttctctattttgagaccatactcaaccatttctgtgagcatcctgatcacccagtgttttgaactccgcatctgataggttggctatctccttgtcacttagctctttttctggagttttgatctgttctttcatttgggccaaatttTTTTGTCTCAGGTACACCTGTTATGTCATATGGGGCAgtgccttaggtatttaccagggcaggACAAGCCACTTCTCTGCGATGTgttgctatatgtgggggaggggtcagagagggaacaatactgcttgctTGGTTTTTCCCCCGCTTTCattcacttcccacaagtggaataTGCCCCTccaggtgctgattccctggtgggtgggcttgtgtccattctaggaccctgtgggtccctccaacagactctcctgtgagactgagaaTTTGTCTTGCCAAGGCAACCCCCAGAGGTtgttgaggctttagtttcctgtgctggaaccctgggttgcatggtctgtctcgctctctAGTTGTTCTCCCGTCTTATCCTCACACAGATGTGGGGCCATGCGGTCCATCAGCTGCCGCCTCGCCTGCCCTGGTCCACTAGCTGCCACCTTACTGCTTGTCCTCACTGCCCCTGCTTCCTGTTGcagcccctcctactagtctggatgaatgtttcttttaactttcttgttcattggacttccatacagttagattttgtGGTAGTTCtggtttttaaattgattgttgtCCTTTTAGTTGTtgaaggaagcaaagcatatctacccaTGCCTCTTGGCCAGAAggggtggttttttgttttgaagttagttgtgatccttcttatggttgtctGAGAAGGCGAGCCTGTCTTctatgcctccttcttggccagaagttaGTATCATTTAATTTATTCCTCTTCCTCATATTTCCTGTAGACTGAAAGTAAAGTTTATTGTGAAATGTATCATGTTGCATCAAATTAGGGAGGTATATGTTTGGTTGTCTCACTTTCAGTGATGCTGAGATCAGTTGTTCATCTAGTCATTGTTAATTGTTTCATCCATTGATGATCACTGCCAAATCAATTTAAGGGCTGGAAAATAGTGATTCTCCCCCATCCCATGTTTTATTTCACACTGAAGCTGGAATTCTGTAACATTTCCTTTATGAACTGGTCCTATTTAGGTATGAATAGAagtccataaaagaaaaacaggaacaatGCCTAATTCTTTCTCTTTAGTGGCCAATTTATAAAATACTGGAACTGTAGCATCTTCTGGTGATACAGATTGTAGGcagtttgtctttcttttttaagtcaaTAATAGCTCAGGTTTTTTATATTCAGTGTATTTTAATCAGTTtgcaggctttttaaaaaattactttgttgTTCAGTTACTACAGTCTTTTTCTGATGCTGAAATTGTCATTGGCCAAGGTGAGAGACCTTAATTGTTGCCTCCTGGTTTGACCGACCTCGCCTTTCCTAGCCTCATTTGCACAGGATGTCCCAAGGTCATCTATTCCCTATCTCAGGCCTGAGGTCAGCCATTTCTCTGTAGAAATCCtggtttcttttatatatttaagattttatttatttatttttagagaaaggggaagggaaggagaaagagagggagagaaacatcaatctgtggttgcctcccatgtgctccacactggggacctggcccgaaattcaggcctgtgccctgactgacaattgaaccagcaaccgtttTGTTCACTGGTCcacacacaatccactgagctacatcagccagaacattttatttatttttagagaggggaagggagggagaaagagagaaatataaacatcaatgtgtgagatatACATAGATCAGTtgactcttgcacacccccaactggggaccttgcaggcaacccaggcatatgcccttactgggaattgaactggcaacctttcattcagttcacaggctggcactcagtccactgaaccacaccagccagggctggtttcttttagttggaaataatattttggaaCTAGGCTGTTCGTTGCCCCAGATTGTTATCAttagtgcttttttaaaatgggGCTTATCTAGTTACTTCAATATGAAAGTCTATAAACCTAGTCATTTAAGTTTAATTATTAAGTTAGCAGATATTTTCAGTTACAGACAGAACATGTGcactggctcgtgtggctcagtggatttagtactggtctgtgaactgaaaggttgcaggctAAGTCcgcagttgggggcatgtgagaagcaatgGATCTGtgcacctcccacattcagtgtttttctccttcccttcccctctctctgaaagtaaataaataaagtcttaggaaaaaaaatgaaagaacatgttACCCAACATTGAGAATACTGTTTGGGCAATAAGATGAGTAGAAATAATGTGTGATCTTTCATAAAACTCCTAAATTATTTGTTACTTATTTTAACATACTAACATTAGAAGTTTTGGTTCCTTAGTCCACAGAAGTTCAGTTAGATGTCTTTTTTAGAAGCATCTTAAAatctcatatttttgttttgttttttaatgtcaatAGATAaccttaaaaaatagatttaccCTTGCTGATTTGCTGGTATTTAGACTTGGGAAACTGCCATCTGTAATGTTTCTGATCTGATATCAATATTCCAGAGTAGAGTAACTAGGCAAGTTTAACATTTGTGTAAAAATGTTGATGAACAATTGTTTGTAACTTTTACTTATAAAAGGGACTTTTAAACTGCTACTTCTTAGGGTTGAGAATTTCAGAGCTTGGAAGCAGAACAGTTCCTTTCAGTTGAGTTGATTTATGAATAGTGTTTGAACatataataactaaaatttttaacttattttgaagTAATCTtaggtttacaaaaaaaaagttgatttatCACATGTAATCTTTGACTCTCAGTCAACCATATTTGACTCTATTTGCTTCCAGCAGTTTTTAGCCATATTGTATTGGATGGGTAGAGCTCTAGGCAGCTGATACTATGAAGACAGGGTAATACTGTGTTGTAAGGGACCAAGAGCACATAAATAATATGGAAAAAGCAAATAATCCAGGTTGCTTCTAGAATAATATATATTGGATGCATGTATAGATAGTATAAAGGTGAGGCTGTAAAGAAGTTTAATTCTTTATCTTATGTCATTATTTAGTATCATAAAAGTTTGTCAGAAAGAAGCTGCAGGTGAGAACTTTCTTGAGAACAAAAACTGTCATTTCTTACTTAAATTCCTTCCACAGTTCATAGCATTTGTTGTAAGTAAAAATGTTGAATACTACATATATCTCAGTTGTCAGTGGAttagttctgatttttttattctgtgaGGTTGAATTTTAGGAGCAGGGCTCTAAATGAATGGCATATAAATTTTGACAGGACTACCTAGATGGTTAGCTCTCTACtgaacattgtttttaattttttttttaatatattttttaaaacattatttacagaaagaggggaagggagggagagaggaagagaaacatcagttggttgcctcttgcactcccccaactggggacctggcccacaccccaagcacatgccctgactgggaattgaacctgtgacccttcagttcacagccCGGCACTcaattgaaccacaccagccagggcttaaaacttttttattacaaaatcagtaTCATCGTGTTTTAACTGGGGTTATAGTTGTTAGAGTAAAAATGTACTTTGTGTTAGAAATTGTAATAAATTGCCTCAAAATAATCAGTGCTCTAATGGAATAgagaaatatgttatttatatgcTAAATTTTGGAGGTCATGTAAATATTCAGTTAATGAATTCCAGCTTAACTTTGTCTAACTTTATCACTCTGTAGGCAGCCTGCTTCTGCAAAGTGGTACGATCGCAGGGACTATGTCTTCATTGAATTTTGTGTTGAAGACAGTAAAGATGTTaatgtaaattttgaaaaatccaaACTTACATTCAGGtaaatttccattttacataATTGAGTAAAGCTTTATTTCTGACAATTGAATAACTTTGGCTTGCttaagagtttttgtttttactgaagTTACTATACTAATCTTTACCTCTTTGAAGAggctcatcttttttttctttgtttctttttttcatagttGTCTTGGAGGAAGtgataattttaaacatttaaatgaaattgatCTTTTTCACTGTATTGATCCAAATGTAAGTAGTCTTGATGCTTTAACACCTATTTAAATCATGAAGTGGACATGCTTCAATTTCAAGTATTCTCTTTAGCAGTAAGCACTAGTTCTATTTGTCTTAACAATTCAGAGGCCTAGGTAGAGATATTTATGTTTTCCAGTGTTTTCCCCCTTCTAACCACTTATCTGCATActcattttgttcttgttttcacTGTTTAGACTCAGGGCCATACTCCTGAGTCTTATCATAAATAAGTATAGAATCTTCAAACTGTTCTATGATTgtaccatatttaattttttttaaggttttattctaGACACcttatgcaggaaagaaaaaatggtcTTTTCTGCAATTAGGTAGGTTATGAAATTTTTAGTAGTTAGGGGATGCTACTTTGAGAGTTTAGGGAAAACGAAGGAAAAGAAACTAGAAAGGAGAGGTGAGGAATGACAAGCTGCTTTCTAGAATCGTATAGTGATACTGGAGAGATAAAAGGTATAatagtgcttttgtttttgcttttaggaTTCCAAGCATAAAAGAACGGACAGATCAATTTTATGTTGTTTACGAAAAGGAGAATCTGGCCAGTCATGGCCAAGATTAACTAAAGAAAGGGCAAAGGTTGGTctccttttcttatcttttccttctctctctctctctctctctctctctctctctctctctctctctctctctctctctctctctcttgaaagtatgatatttttactttaaaagatacGTGGATATGGGAAACATGTATTTGTTTCATAGCTAAATACTATTATAGCCTatattctgtgtttttctttactttgagaTTTACTAGTTTTAACTTAAAGCAGAGTGTAGTCTGAATAAGATCAGTCACTAGCTGATACAGAATGTTTTGCATTCAAGAGGCAGATTTTGCTTAGAAGCCTTTGTAAATTACTCACACAGGAATATATTTTGGTGCTACCAAACAAAATAAGTTAACCAGGTATCTTAGCATAGTTCTTCATctatgctaagaaaaaaatgctcaatgctTTCTTATCTGTACCAATGAActtttgttgttgctttaaaaCGTAGGTCTGTTTAACAACTGAAAGCAGCATCATGAAACTGTATTTACCATTACTACATTTGATTTCACTGTGATTAGTCCATCCCTTTTTTGTGCTAATTTTATGGCTTACTAGTGGGTATAAACCCACAGTTCAAAAAAATGTAGTCTTATACTCTGGCTTCCCTTCAGgttgtataaatctttcaccttttacaaaaaaaatgtaatcttAAGGTACATGCCAGTGAATACGAGTTAACCTAATCATAGGATGTTTTTATTGGTCTATAGCTTAATTGGCTTAGTGTGGATTTCAATAATTGGAAAGACTGGGAAGATGATTCAGATGAAGACATGTCTAATTTTGATCGTTTCTCTGAGGTAAGttcttttaaatgcattcttCTGCCTTCCCTCTCAGTATATTTCTATGtagtcattttaatttgtttttaaaacaccaaGTGGTATTTAAGACATTCATTACTTTTTGAGGCTAGTATGCAGTAAAactaaataagatctttttttttttaagatttttaaaatttatttttagagagaagggaagggagaaagaaaggaggaaacatGAATGTGCGAGAttaacatcgattggttgcctctcgcacacccctaaccagggacctggcctacaatccaggcgtgtgccctgactgggagtcgagccagtgaccttttagGTTTTCAGGatgatgcctaacccactgagctataccagtcagggcaataagATCTTGACAATAGCCATTTAAtcctaaaatttaacttttttaatgtttttttttttaagttgatgtaaaaagacaaaaaataaaccatAGAGTCAATCAGTGCAGTACagctagttttttgtttttggggtttttttttaagatctttattcatttttagagagaggggaagggagagagaaagagagggacagagaaacctCAATATGtcattgcctctcgcacaccctccctgggggcctggcccacagcccaggcatgtactctgactaggaatcaaaccagcaaccctttgatttgcaggccagcactcaatccactgagccacaccagccaggacgtGTATAGCTAGTTTTTATTCCAATCCTGGAACAGATATTTTTAGGAGCACTAATACAGTAATTGGCTTAAATTATGGAGCCAGATAATATGTATATAAACCTTTAAACACAAGAATCATGCTGtgcaggtttgatgcccagtcaaggcacatacaagaatcaaccaatgaatgcataaataagtggaacaataaattgatgcttctcttccccccccccccaacacacacagtgAGTGGTATGTAaggattttttaatttgtcaaatCAAGGAAAGGGTTTGAATAAGCCTATTTTTCCCAAGATGTCTCCCAAAGAAATCATTGACCTGCTTTTAGGTAGAATACACCTTATCAAATGAACTGCTGTAAAGCtaatcagaaaagagaaaacattaggTTCTAAGCTGAAGATATGCCAATGGAATCCATTTGTCATTGCAATTTGAAAATTTAGTTGACTAgtttgtttacatttcttttttgaaaagtgaGTACATTTTCAGCATTGCATATGCAACTGCTTATTTAACATTTCTCCTCACATGGCTCTAGCACCTTAATTTCAAAAGACAAAAGggaaaccctggctgggtagatttaaaaaaaaaaggcaggtaGGCAGAATACTATGTGACTTTGCTCAGCTATACTGTTATTTCCTCCTGTAGTAATTGGTGCCACCTTTTACCCACCTGTGCAAATCACAACTTAACATTGTTCTGTTTCACTGCCTGTCTATCCAGTGTACCGTTAACtgcatttttgttgttcttttgttttaccTCCTAAATAGCTCTTGAATAtgttcagttttctctttctgttgccATCCTATCTTTAGCACCTCACATGCTTGGCacattttgagcatttttttctgataaactTAACCATGGCGTTCAACATTACCTTCAGACACAGGGGAATCTTTAATAGTTACTCATATTATTCGAGGCTAGGTTGCCCAGAATTTTTATACTGAAAGTTAAACATTATAGAGAAGTTGTTACTTGGAGGAGATAAGTCCCTCCCCGTCTGATAATAGTTTCATCTTTGGCTACTTGTACACTACTTGCTTTATGATCAGAAACAATAAAGATGGGAAATTAGTACTTCATGTAAGTATGTTCTGTTAGTCCCATTTTATTACAAGTATATAAGGGTATTTATATATACAAGATTATTTTCCAATGCGTGTACCTTTTCCTTCAagcattatgtttattttctgcttttaactTAGTTGCTGCTGTTTGACTTTTGATTGAATTTTCAGGCCTTTTTATACAAACTAATTATACCAAAGgactttattataaataaatcatgTATTGGTTCTTCTAAAACTATAATGAGAATGCCATAATACATACGTCAGTTAGCTTAGGATATGAGACTTCACAACTACAAATGAATCccattcttttccttaaatatcaGTGGTAATTGCTATTCAGGTTTTGGGTGTTTAGTTTCTATATCATACATAGATACCTTGCAGATGAATTTTAATAACTTGACTTTCCTTTGATGCAACCTAAGTATTAACTTCCCTACAAGTTGTCAGGATTTTACATGATTACCTATAATCTACCTTTTCCAGAAAGGAAggtatttaatgtttattttgctttttttattggTGCAAATCTATGGCAGAGTTAAGATTTATTCTGGAGCGTGCAACCTAATAATTAGGGCTTAAtttaacatcattttttaaaactaatttttacacTTCAAATAGATGATGAACAACATGGGTGGTGATGAGGATGTAGATTTACCAGAAGTAGATGGAGCAGATGATGTAAGtctataaatttttttctctgtacttAAATAGTAAAAAACAATGTATTTGCAGGTTGTTTGCTATAGgttcaagattttttttccccgCTTCTTGatgctttacttttttaatataggaaaaagcagtttttaaatggttcattttaaataaataaaaaatattaaaatgtgccCATTTTTTGAGGGGTGGGTACCTGGTGTCTCATTGGCCATTCTAAAAGGGACCAGATTTCAAACACATCTTTTCATGGAGACATCATA
This DNA window, taken from Desmodus rotundus isolate HL8 chromosome 3, HLdesRot8A.1, whole genome shotgun sequence, encodes the following:
- the PTGES3 gene encoding prostaglandin E synthase 3 isoform X2; amino-acid sequence: MQPASAKWYDRRDYVFIEFCVEDSKDVNVNFEKSKLTFSCLGGSDNFKHLNEIDLFHCIDPNDSKHKRTDRSILCCLRKGESGQSWPRLTKERAKLNWLSVDFNNWKDWEDDSDEDMSNFDRFSEDSQDSDDEKMPDLE
- the PTGES3 gene encoding prostaglandin E synthase 3 isoform X1 — encoded protein: MQPASAKWYDRRDYVFIEFCVEDSKDVNVNFEKSKLTFSCLGGSDNFKHLNEIDLFHCIDPNDSKHKRTDRSILCCLRKGESGQSWPRLTKERAKLNWLSVDFNNWKDWEDDSDEDMSNFDRFSEMMNNMGGDEDVDLPEVDGADDDSQDSDDEKMPDLE